Proteins encoded within one genomic window of Acidovorax sp. 107:
- the ybgF gene encoding tol-pal system protein YbgF, producing MRPAVPVFSLKAVAMAALLAVPLSSAHAAIFEDGEARRAILEMRQRVDGLQSSQQRSAEEVRRLSEENAQLRRSLLDLQTQIEALRAEQAKLNGQNEQLLRDVGELQRRQKDIAQGVDERLRQFEPIKVNVDGREFPADPAEKRDFEAALTVFRSGKFPDASAAFAGFVRQYPRSGYVPSARFWLGNAQYATREYKEAIGNFKQMLTDAPTHARAPEAALSIANCQIELKDTRTARKTLEDLLRAYPQSEAAVAAKERLSRLK from the coding sequence ATGCGACCCGCCGTACCGGTTTTCTCGCTGAAGGCGGTGGCGATGGCGGCGTTGCTCGCAGTGCCGCTGTCTTCAGCCCACGCTGCCATATTTGAAGATGGTGAGGCGCGACGGGCCATCCTGGAGATGCGGCAACGCGTTGATGGGCTGCAATCGTCTCAGCAACGGTCTGCTGAAGAGGTTCGCAGGCTGAGTGAAGAAAATGCCCAGCTGCGCCGCAGTCTGCTGGACTTGCAGACGCAAATTGAAGCCCTGCGCGCTGAGCAGGCCAAGCTCAACGGCCAGAACGAACAGCTCTTGCGTGATGTGGGCGAACTGCAGCGCCGCCAGAAAGATATCGCACAGGGCGTGGACGAGCGGTTGCGTCAATTCGAGCCCATCAAAGTCAATGTGGACGGCCGCGAGTTTCCGGCAGACCCCGCTGAAAAGCGCGACTTTGAGGCGGCCCTGACTGTCTTTCGCTCCGGCAAATTCCCAGACGCAAGCGCCGCTTTCGCTGGTTTTGTGCGGCAGTATCCACGCAGCGGCTACGTGCCTTCCGCTCGGTTCTGGTTGGGCAATGCCCAATACGCCACCCGTGAGTACAAGGAAGCGATTGGCAACTTCAAGCAGATGTTGACTGATGCTCCCACGCACGCCCGTGCGCCCGAGGCCGCGCTGTCCATCGCCAATTGCCAGATTGAGCTCAAAGACACACGTACTGCGCGCAAGACGTTGGAAGACCTGCTGCGCGCTTACCCTCAGTCCGAAGCAGCCGTGGCCGCCAAAGAGCGCTTGTCGCGACTCAAGTAA
- a CDS encoding ThiF family adenylyltransferase, translated as MGGEVALALHSAPDAGAEDALERRFGGLQRLYGVQGAARIRSAHVAVVGIGGVGSWAAEALARSGVAQITLIDLDHVAESNINRQIHALTGTVGQAKVLAMRDRIAQIHPGCVVHCVEEFVEPGNWPGLLQTPIDALIDACDQIKAKTALSVWAKTLGVLHIAVGAAGGKRHAHKVDVDDLALVTHDPLLAQLRYQMRKHHGAPREGKKIGVPCVFSREAVAPPDASCNIDGDGSLNCHGYGSVVAVTATFGQCAAGWVLDKLATDSKLAGKKTL; from the coding sequence ATGGGGGGCGAGGTGGCTTTGGCCCTGCATAGTGCGCCAGATGCTGGTGCGGAGGATGCGCTGGAGCGCCGTTTTGGCGGGCTTCAGCGGCTTTATGGAGTGCAGGGCGCTGCCAGAATCCGCTCAGCTCATGTGGCCGTGGTGGGTATTGGTGGGGTCGGCTCCTGGGCTGCGGAGGCCTTGGCGCGCAGCGGCGTTGCGCAAATCACGCTGATTGACCTGGACCACGTGGCCGAGTCCAACATCAATCGACAAATCCATGCACTGACCGGCACCGTGGGGCAGGCAAAGGTTTTGGCCATGCGTGATCGCATCGCGCAAATCCATCCAGGGTGTGTTGTCCATTGCGTTGAGGAGTTTGTGGAACCCGGAAACTGGCCGGGTTTATTGCAAACGCCGATAGACGCGCTCATTGATGCCTGTGACCAAATCAAGGCCAAGACCGCGTTGTCCGTTTGGGCCAAGACCCTTGGTGTGCTGCACATAGCGGTGGGTGCGGCAGGTGGAAAGCGGCACGCACACAAGGTGGATGTGGACGATCTTGCGCTGGTCACTCATGACCCGCTGTTGGCGCAACTGCGCTATCAGATGCGCAAACACCATGGTGCCCCGCGTGAGGGTAAGAAGATAGGAGTCCCCTGCGTTTTCAGTCGGGAGGCCGTTGCGCCGCCAGATGCCTCCTGCAACATCGATGGGGATGGCTCCTTGAACTGCCACGGCTACGGCTCGGTGGTTGCTGTGACTGCTACCTTCGGCCAATGCGCGGCGGGCTGGGTGCTCGACAAACTTGCAACGGATTCCAAGTTGGCCGGAAAAAAGACGCTATAA
- a CDS encoding DNA/RNA non-specific endonuclease — MLTPEPTSFAQCPQFFANGTPPAITPRPQLRELCYEAFAILHSGTTKTPVFVAQRLNRKLIEDADEKRAKRFFADARLPSGERAELEDYKNSGYSRGHMAPAGDMPTPTAMAQSFSLANMVPQNAQHNGGAWNKIEQDTRHYVKRAKGDVFVITGPVFTESSPRVGDNGVRVPTYLYKLVYDATTQRAWAHWQANREREVAGPPISYQELVKRTGIEFLNKGGQQR; from the coding sequence CTGCTCACGCCCGAACCCACCTCCTTTGCGCAATGCCCGCAGTTCTTTGCGAATGGAACTCCTCCGGCCATCACGCCCCGGCCACAGCTGCGCGAGCTTTGCTATGAAGCGTTTGCGATACTGCACTCCGGTACTACCAAGACACCGGTGTTCGTAGCCCAACGCTTGAACCGCAAGCTCATCGAGGATGCCGATGAGAAGCGTGCCAAGCGGTTCTTTGCGGATGCGCGCTTGCCCAGTGGCGAACGGGCGGAGCTGGAGGACTACAAGAACTCTGGCTACAGCCGTGGGCACATGGCACCTGCGGGAGATATGCCAACGCCAACGGCCATGGCCCAGAGCTTCAGTTTGGCGAATATGGTCCCCCAGAATGCTCAGCACAACGGTGGCGCCTGGAACAAGATTGAGCAGGACACGCGGCACTATGTAAAGCGGGCCAAGGGGGATGTGTTTGTGATCACAGGTCCCGTTTTCACCGAGAGCAGTCCGCGCGTTGGAGACAACGGCGTGCGCGTGCCGACCTATCTCTACAAGCTGGTGTACGACGCGACGACACAGCGGGCATGGGCGCATTGGCAGGCGAACCGTGAGCGTGAGGTAGCTGGGCCACCGATCAGCTATCAGGAACTGGTCAAACGCACGGGGATTGAGTTCTTAAACAAAGGTGGTCAGCAGCGCTAA